A segment of the Desulfurococcus mucosus DSM 2162 genome:
CCGTGAAAAGGATTGTGGCCATCGGGCCAGGTGCATTGAGACTGATAGTCTACCTAAACGCCACGGAGCTGCTCGTGGGTGTTGAGGAGGTTGAGAAGACGTGGAGCCCTGTGGGGAGAGACTATGCCATGGCGTACGGCGACGTACTCAAGGCGCTCCCAGTGATAGGGAAAGGAGGCCCCGGGAACCCGCCTGACCCGGAGGCCATAGCAAGCGTCAGGCCCGACCTGATAGTTATGAGTGCCTATTACACTACGCTCAAGGATCCAGATGAATTATCGAGGGCTACTGGTGCAGCCGTCATAGTAGTCGACTACAGCCCGGTTACATCAACCAACCTAAGTATGTTCTACAGGGCGTTAAGGCTCCTTGGAGAGGTGCTCGGGAGGAGCGACAGGGCTGAAGCCCTAGTGAACTACACTGAGAGCCTGCTGAAAGACCTCAGGTCGCGTACCACGGGCTTGAACACGACTAGTATCAGGGTGTATGTGGGAGCCGTCTCATATCGTGGTGGACAACCTTTCACCGGCACCCAGGTGCCTTATCCACCGCTGAGCTGGCTGGGCATGGCTAGCATCGCTGACACCATGGCTACAACAAGGGGCTTCCTCAACGTCGACTTCGACTCAATCCTGATGGCACAGCCCGACGTGGTCTTCGTGGATGAAGGAAACTTGAACATCGTGGTACAGGACTTCAGCAAGGATCCTGGGAAATACTGTGCCCTCCGGGCTTTCACTGGTGGACGAGTTTACGGGCTTCTACCATTCAACTATTATCACTCGAACATAGCTACAGCACTAGCCAACTCCTATTACATTGGCAAGGTGTTGTTCCCGGAGAGATTCACTGATGTGGACCCAGCTTCCAAGGCCGACGAGATATACAGCGTGTTCCTCGGTAAGCAAGTATACAGCGTCTTCCTGCAGAAATACCCGGGTTACATTAATCTTTCATCAATATTCCAGTGCAAGTAACGGTGTAGCAGTGATGAGAAGCCTACTCATATACATGGCTCTAACGGTTTCACTGCTGATCGCCGTTCTCCTAGATATCTCTATGGGAGCCTACCCTGTAGGGCTACGAGATCTTCTAGGCTACATTGGAGGTAGCCTCGATGATAGGATCGCCTTAGTGGTTATCGATGCAAGGGTGCGGAGGATTTTAACAGCTATCCTAGCGGGATCCGTGCTATCCCTTTCAACACTAGTACTTCAATCAGTGTTCAGGAACCCGCTTGCATCACCCTTCACTCTAGGACTGCAACACGCAGCAAGCCTAGGTGCCGGAGTAGCCATAATGCTTCTGCAAGCCGGCTCCATACTGAAGAGCAGTACTCCAGGCGTCTACATTGGTAACCCTTTCACGGTTTCAGCGGCAGCCTTCCTCGCAACATTCGGACACGGAGTACTCGTGATCACTCTCTCCTCAATAGCAGGGCTAACGGTCTACTCGCTGATCTTAGCGTCCATAATACTCTCCTTCCTAACACAGTCGATCCTCTACCTGATGCAATACCTGTTCTTCAACGAGATCTCCGTCTCAACGCTTCTCTTCTGGAGTGTGGGGGATCTCTCTAGAACCACGTGGTGCGAGATAGCGTTAATAGCTTCCTCACTACTCTTACTCCTGGTCTACGCGTGGTGGGAATCAATGAGCCTAGACCTCCTTGGCTTCAGCGATGAACTAGCATCTTCAAGCGGTGTGAACCCTGCTTTAACCAGGTTATTGTCAATACTTCTCGTTTCACTAGCCGTAGGTGTGACAGTCTCGTTCACAGGCATAATAGGGTTCGCCGGCCTCATAGCGCTCTACGCATCCAGGATCCTCGTAGGCTGGTCGACGCGTAGATGCATACCGGCAGTACTCTTAATGGGCTCGATAATCATGGTTTCAGCCGACATCATCGGTAGAAGCATTTTAAAACCTGTGGTCATACCTGTTGGAGTCGTGACATCCCTCATTGGCTCACCTCTCCTGCTACTATTGATGCTGGGTGGCCGTGGTGGTCTACCTAAGAGTTGAAGACGTGGTCTTCCACTATAGGAGCACCAGGGTTTTAAACGGGGTCTCCGTTGAGATCAAGCCATCATCATTCACGGGCATAGTGGGTCCCAATGGAAGTGGGAAGACAACGCTGCTGAGAGTAATGCTAGGTATACTTAAGCCCCGTAGCGGTGTCGTGTATATTGATGGAAAAGCCATCGGGGAGTACGATAGGCGAAGACTTGCAAGTATCTACGGGTATGTCCCGCAGAGATTAGACTCCATAACACCGCTCACGCTCTACGATTTCGTCTCAACAGGTAGGAGGCCGTATGCTTCGCTGAAAGGGTTGAGTAGCAGGGATCATGAAGCAGTTGCAAGAGCGATTAAAGCAGTTGGCCTCGAAGAGAAATCCTCAAGTCTCCTCACCGAGCTGAGCGGGGGCGAGCTGCAGAGGGCCTTAATAGCCAGAGCCCTTGCAGCAGAGCCGAGGATAATGCTGCTGGATGAACCAACATCCAACCTGGATCCCTACCACCAGTTAATGGTGATGAAGCTGCTGAGGAACCTGACGAGGAATGGTGTAACGGTGGTTGCAACACTACATGACTTAAACCATGCCTACAGGTACCCGGATACATTGATCCTCATGAACAAGGGGAGAATTGAACGGGTTGGCCCGCCGGGACACGTGTTAACCAGTGAGCTCATATACCGCGTATACGGTGTTAAGGCTATTGTAGATGAGCGGGTTGGAGCAGTAGTAGTGGACTCAGATTGAGCATACGGGTCTTCATCCCAATGGTAATGGTCTAAGTGGCTGCCCGCCTCATCACTGCCTGCTCCAGGGTATAGTAGGGGAAACAGCTTAATAAGTCCTCGCCACTCTTAAAAAGCGGAGGCTTTCAGCTGAGCCACTACTCCTCCGGCCTAGGCCCTACCAGGC
Coding sequences within it:
- a CDS encoding ABC transporter substrate-binding protein; amino-acid sequence: MKNERAALALTVAITALIAGGVLYYVLTTGGSIQSTTPTTTTGVAEPGTTVKVLDFANRTVEVKTPVKRIVAIGPGALRLIVYLNATELLVGVEEVEKTWSPVGRDYAMAYGDVLKALPVIGKGGPGNPPDPEAIASVRPDLIVMSAYYTTLKDPDELSRATGAAVIVVDYSPVTSTNLSMFYRALRLLGEVLGRSDRAEALVNYTESLLKDLRSRTTGLNTTSIRVYVGAVSYRGGQPFTGTQVPYPPLSWLGMASIADTMATTRGFLNVDFDSILMAQPDVVFVDEGNLNIVVQDFSKDPGKYCALRAFTGGRVYGLLPFNYYHSNIATALANSYYIGKVLFPERFTDVDPASKADEIYSVFLGKQVYSVFLQKYPGYINLSSIFQCK
- a CDS encoding FecCD family ABC transporter permease → MRSLLIYMALTVSLLIAVLLDISMGAYPVGLRDLLGYIGGSLDDRIALVVIDARVRRILTAILAGSVLSLSTLVLQSVFRNPLASPFTLGLQHAASLGAGVAIMLLQAGSILKSSTPGVYIGNPFTVSAAAFLATFGHGVLVITLSSIAGLTVYSLILASIILSFLTQSILYLMQYLFFNEISVSTLLFWSVGDLSRTTWCEIALIASSLLLLLVYAWWESMSLDLLGFSDELASSSGVNPALTRLLSILLVSLAVGVTVSFTGIIGFAGLIALYASRILVGWSTRRCIPAVLLMGSIIMVSADIIGRSILKPVVIPVGVVTSLIGSPLLLLLMLGGRGGLPKS
- a CDS encoding ABC transporter ATP-binding protein produces the protein MVYLRVEDVVFHYRSTRVLNGVSVEIKPSSFTGIVGPNGSGKTTLLRVMLGILKPRSGVVYIDGKAIGEYDRRRLASIYGYVPQRLDSITPLTLYDFVSTGRRPYASLKGLSSRDHEAVARAIKAVGLEEKSSSLLTELSGGELQRALIARALAAEPRIMLLDEPTSNLDPYHQLMVMKLLRNLTRNGVTVVATLHDLNHAYRYPDTLILMNKGRIERVGPPGHVLTSELIYRVYGVKAIVDERVGAVVVDSD